In a single window of the Lineus longissimus chromosome 4, tnLinLong1.2, whole genome shotgun sequence genome:
- the LOC135485847 gene encoding very low-density lipoprotein receptor-like isoform X1, translating into MMWPWSGLDLVSLGLVILLFHPFVYADLSQQCVSSEFQCTSGKCIPISWKCDGSPDCSDGLDEQECTPKTCSTEEFRCANGRCIPARWRCDGQDDCVDASDERSRECASRNCSSDTFSCGDGGCVPKTWHCDGQKDCKNGRDELNCQAQKCTTNQFACNNGDCIVARWRCDGDPDCEDESDEHDCAPKTCAPTEFHCVLNNTCIPGRWKCDGDKDCGDGSDESDCKKVVSACSPQDFMCQTSKDCIHKSWRCDGERDCHDNSDESGCENTCRPDQFKCKNNECIHGNLYCNGFNDCADSSDESNCNTTIKPPCDKFTHFDCYNNGKKCIPLTKVCDKNNDCGGNEDEKTKICKANPCAFKNGNCSQHCKNTHTSDICYCDPGFELGVDKRTCVDIDECKLLFGACSQKCSNLPGTYHCTCDQPGYEIDLTNKHNCKVSGSVHPYLIFSDRHVIRKLDVHNGRTSVVVKETDSAIAMDYHWGKSMVFWTDSANEKIYSSPLVDVNNGEVPNRNDWKVVASNVSTPDGIAVDWVHHLIFWTDTGKNTIEVAKLDGSMRTHLIYEDLDEPRDIVVDPLGKYIYWTDWAENHPRIEKCGINGYGRKAIITTGLQWPNGLTIDFVKKWLYWVDAKMHMIGSADLDGNNQRTILSAQGLLKHPFSIAVFEDRVYWSDWEHEAIKSVDKFTGNNTQSHAIHLFGPMDVHVLHPLKQPQGENVCEATNGGCSHLCLPAPVQAVKFTCHCPINFRLLSDFKQCVPISIKKTATQPANRAGQTLPKNGTNNNASADTTVAPSTAQSNATINSSRTAGLPEDFGRVAGIVIGVVLVVLIIVFIVGFVLYRQYTRRNVKSMNFDNPVYRKTTEEQVNLDKGVYQPSRPLPATLEPLNQPDSELNVV; encoded by the exons CACCCAAAACATGCTCAACGGAAGAGTTCCGATGTGCTAACGGACGTTGCATCCCAGCCAGATGGCGCTGTGATGGCCAGGATGATTGCGTTGATGCTTCAGATGAAAGGTCAAGGGAATGTG CATCACGAAACTGCTCCAGTGACACATTCTCTTGTGGTGATGGCGGTTGTGTTCCCAAGACATGGCACTGTGATGGACAGAAAGATTGTAAAAATGGAAGAGACGAGCTGAATTGCCAAGCACAGAAGTGCACTACCAATCAGTTTGCATGTAATAATGGTGACTGTATTGTTGCTAGATGGCGTTGTGATGGAGACCCAGACTGTGAAGATGAATCAGATGAACATGATTGTG CTCCTAAGACTTGTGCACCCACTGAGTTCCACTGTGTCCTTAACAACACTTGTATTCCTGGTCGCTGGAAGTGCGATGGAGACAAGGATTGTGGAGATGGCAGTGATGAAAGTGACTGTAAAAAGGTGGTGTCGGCTTGCTCTCCGCAGGATTTCATGTGTCAGACAAGCAAAGATTGTATCCATAAGTCGTGGCGGTGTGATGGAGAACGAGATTGCCATGATAACAGTGACGAAAGTGGAT GTGAGAACACGTGTCGCCCTGaccagttcaaatgtaaaaacAATGAGTGTATCCATGGTAACCTGTATTGTAACGGTTTCAATGACTGTGCAGATAGCTCTGATGAATCTAATTGCAATACCACTATCAAACCACCCTGCGACAAGTTCACCCATTTCGATTGTTACAATAATGGCAAAAAGTGTATCCCACTGACGAAAGTGTGTGACAAGAACAATGACTGTGGCGGAAATGAAGATGAGAAGACCAAGATATGCAAAG CAAATCCATGTGCATTCAAAAATGGCAACTGTTCACAACACTGCAAGAATACCCACACGAGTGATATCTGCTACTGTGATCCTGGATTTGAGTTAGGGGTTGACAAGAGGACCTGTGTTGATATCGATGAATGCAAGTTGCTTTTTGGCGCCTGTTCTCAGAAGTGCTCCAACCTCCCTGGAACGTACCACTGTACTTGTGACCAACCTGGATATGAGATTGACCTAACAAACAAACACAATTGCAAAGTTAGCGGCTCTGTCCATCCTTACCTTATCTTCTCGGATCGTCATGTTATTAGGAAGTTAGATGTCCATAATGGTCGCACATCTGTCGTAGTCAAGGAAACTGATAGTGCCATTGCTATGGATTACCACTGGGGGAAAAGCATGGTCTTCTGGACAGACTCCGCCAATGAGAAAATCTACAG TTCTCCTTTGGTGGATGTCAACAATGGTGAGGTGCCAAATCGCAACGATTGGAAGGTTGTGGCAAGCAACGTGAGCACTCCGGATGGTATTGCTGTTGACTGGGTGCACCATCTCATCTTCTGGACTGATACTGGCAAAAATACCATTGAGGTAGCAAAGTTGGATGGTTCGATGAGAACACACCTAATCTATGAGGACTTAGATGAACCTAGGGACATTGTTGTTGACCCGCTTGGAAAGTACATATATTGGACAGACTGGGCAGAAAATCATCCAAGGATTGAAAAGTGTGGCATCAATGGTTATGGCAGGAAAGCTATCATTACTACTGGTCTGCAGTGGCCAAATGGACTCACCATTG ATTTTGTGAAGAAGTGGCTTTATTGGGTCGACGCCAAGATGCATATGATTGGATCAGCCGATCTTGATGGTAATAACCAACGTACCATCCTCTCTGCACAAGGGCTACTGAAGCACCCCTTCTCCATTGCGGTGTTCGAGGACAGGGTATACTGGTCAGACTGGGAGCATGAAGCAATCAAATCTGTCGACAAGTTTACTGGAAATAACACCCAATCTCATGCCATCCACCTATTTGGACCCATGGATGTTCATGTACTTCACCCTCTCAAACAGCCACAAG GTGAAAATGTCTGTGAAGCGACAAATGGAGGATGCTCACATCTTTGTCTCCCCGCGCCAGTTCAAGCTGTCAAATTTACTTGCCATTGCCCGATCAACTTCCGACTACTCTCTGACTTCAAGCAGTGTGTACCAATCT CGATCAAAAAAACTGCTACTCAACCAGCCAACAGAGCCGGACAAACATTGCCTAAAAATGGCACCAATAACAATGCATCTG CTGACACAACAGTCGCACCGAGCACTGCTCAAAGCAATGCCACTATCAACTCTTCCAGAACGGCTGGTCTCCCTGAAGACTTTGGTCGTGTTGCTGGTATCGTGATTGGCGTCGTGCTCGTTGTCCTCATCATTGTATTCATA GTTGGCTTTGTTTTGTACAGGCAGTATACTCGAAGGAACGTCAAGAGTATGAACTTTGATAACCCTGTATATAGAAAAACCACAGAAGAACAAGTCAACTTAGATAAGGGTGTATACCAACCATCTAGACCTCTTCCTGCT ACCCTCGAACCATTAAATCAACCTGATTCTGAGTTGAACGTCGTGTGA
- the LOC135485847 gene encoding very low-density lipoprotein receptor-like isoform X2, whose translation MMWPWSGLDLVSLGLVILLFHPFVYADLSQQCVSSEFQCTSGKCIPISWKCDGSPDCSDGLDEQECTPKTCSTEEFRCANGRCIPARWRCDGQDDCVDASDERSRECASRNCSSDTFSCGDGGCVPKTWHCDGQKDCKNGRDELNCQAQKCTTNQFACNNGDCIVARWRCDGDPDCEDESDEHDCAPKTCAPTEFHCVLNNTCIPGRWKCDGDKDCGDGSDESDCKKVVSACSPQDFMCQTSKDCIHKSWRCDGERDCHDNSDESGCENTCRPDQFKCKNNECIHGNLYCNGFNDCADSSDESNCNTTIKPPCDKFTHFDCYNNGKKCIPLTKVCDKNNDCGGNEDEKTKICKANPCAFKNGNCSQHCKNTHTSDICYCDPGFELGVDKRTCVDIDECKLLFGACSQKCSNLPGTYHCTCDQPGYEIDLTNKHNCKVSGSVHPYLIFSDRHVIRKLDVHNGRTSVVVKETDSAIAMDYHWGKSMVFWTDSANEKIYSSPLVDVNNGEVPNRNDWKVVASNVSTPDGIAVDWVHHLIFWTDTGKNTIEVAKLDGSMRTHLIYEDLDEPRDIVVDPLGKYIYWTDWAENHPRIEKCGINGYGRKAIITTGLQWPNGLTIDFVKKWLYWVDAKMHMIGSADLDGNNQRTILSAQGLLKHPFSIAVFEDRVYWSDWEHEAIKSVDKFTGNNTQSHAIHLFGPMDVHVLHPLKQPQGENVCEATNGGCSHLCLPAPVQAVKFTCHCPINFRLLSDFKQCVPISDTTVAPSTAQSNATINSSRTAGLPEDFGRVAGIVIGVVLVVLIIVFIVGFVLYRQYTRRNVKSMNFDNPVYRKTTEEQVNLDKGVYQPSRPLPATLEPLNQPDSELNVV comes from the exons CACCCAAAACATGCTCAACGGAAGAGTTCCGATGTGCTAACGGACGTTGCATCCCAGCCAGATGGCGCTGTGATGGCCAGGATGATTGCGTTGATGCTTCAGATGAAAGGTCAAGGGAATGTG CATCACGAAACTGCTCCAGTGACACATTCTCTTGTGGTGATGGCGGTTGTGTTCCCAAGACATGGCACTGTGATGGACAGAAAGATTGTAAAAATGGAAGAGACGAGCTGAATTGCCAAGCACAGAAGTGCACTACCAATCAGTTTGCATGTAATAATGGTGACTGTATTGTTGCTAGATGGCGTTGTGATGGAGACCCAGACTGTGAAGATGAATCAGATGAACATGATTGTG CTCCTAAGACTTGTGCACCCACTGAGTTCCACTGTGTCCTTAACAACACTTGTATTCCTGGTCGCTGGAAGTGCGATGGAGACAAGGATTGTGGAGATGGCAGTGATGAAAGTGACTGTAAAAAGGTGGTGTCGGCTTGCTCTCCGCAGGATTTCATGTGTCAGACAAGCAAAGATTGTATCCATAAGTCGTGGCGGTGTGATGGAGAACGAGATTGCCATGATAACAGTGACGAAAGTGGAT GTGAGAACACGTGTCGCCCTGaccagttcaaatgtaaaaacAATGAGTGTATCCATGGTAACCTGTATTGTAACGGTTTCAATGACTGTGCAGATAGCTCTGATGAATCTAATTGCAATACCACTATCAAACCACCCTGCGACAAGTTCACCCATTTCGATTGTTACAATAATGGCAAAAAGTGTATCCCACTGACGAAAGTGTGTGACAAGAACAATGACTGTGGCGGAAATGAAGATGAGAAGACCAAGATATGCAAAG CAAATCCATGTGCATTCAAAAATGGCAACTGTTCACAACACTGCAAGAATACCCACACGAGTGATATCTGCTACTGTGATCCTGGATTTGAGTTAGGGGTTGACAAGAGGACCTGTGTTGATATCGATGAATGCAAGTTGCTTTTTGGCGCCTGTTCTCAGAAGTGCTCCAACCTCCCTGGAACGTACCACTGTACTTGTGACCAACCTGGATATGAGATTGACCTAACAAACAAACACAATTGCAAAGTTAGCGGCTCTGTCCATCCTTACCTTATCTTCTCGGATCGTCATGTTATTAGGAAGTTAGATGTCCATAATGGTCGCACATCTGTCGTAGTCAAGGAAACTGATAGTGCCATTGCTATGGATTACCACTGGGGGAAAAGCATGGTCTTCTGGACAGACTCCGCCAATGAGAAAATCTACAG TTCTCCTTTGGTGGATGTCAACAATGGTGAGGTGCCAAATCGCAACGATTGGAAGGTTGTGGCAAGCAACGTGAGCACTCCGGATGGTATTGCTGTTGACTGGGTGCACCATCTCATCTTCTGGACTGATACTGGCAAAAATACCATTGAGGTAGCAAAGTTGGATGGTTCGATGAGAACACACCTAATCTATGAGGACTTAGATGAACCTAGGGACATTGTTGTTGACCCGCTTGGAAAGTACATATATTGGACAGACTGGGCAGAAAATCATCCAAGGATTGAAAAGTGTGGCATCAATGGTTATGGCAGGAAAGCTATCATTACTACTGGTCTGCAGTGGCCAAATGGACTCACCATTG ATTTTGTGAAGAAGTGGCTTTATTGGGTCGACGCCAAGATGCATATGATTGGATCAGCCGATCTTGATGGTAATAACCAACGTACCATCCTCTCTGCACAAGGGCTACTGAAGCACCCCTTCTCCATTGCGGTGTTCGAGGACAGGGTATACTGGTCAGACTGGGAGCATGAAGCAATCAAATCTGTCGACAAGTTTACTGGAAATAACACCCAATCTCATGCCATCCACCTATTTGGACCCATGGATGTTCATGTACTTCACCCTCTCAAACAGCCACAAG GTGAAAATGTCTGTGAAGCGACAAATGGAGGATGCTCACATCTTTGTCTCCCCGCGCCAGTTCAAGCTGTCAAATTTACTTGCCATTGCCCGATCAACTTCCGACTACTCTCTGACTTCAAGCAGTGTGTACCAATCT CTGACACAACAGTCGCACCGAGCACTGCTCAAAGCAATGCCACTATCAACTCTTCCAGAACGGCTGGTCTCCCTGAAGACTTTGGTCGTGTTGCTGGTATCGTGATTGGCGTCGTGCTCGTTGTCCTCATCATTGTATTCATA GTTGGCTTTGTTTTGTACAGGCAGTATACTCGAAGGAACGTCAAGAGTATGAACTTTGATAACCCTGTATATAGAAAAACCACAGAAGAACAAGTCAACTTAGATAAGGGTGTATACCAACCATCTAGACCTCTTCCTGCT ACCCTCGAACCATTAAATCAACCTGATTCTGAGTTGAACGTCGTGTGA